From Echinicola soli, a single genomic window includes:
- the mscL gene encoding large-conductance mechanosensitive channel protein MscL, which translates to MGFVQEFKKFALKGNVVDLAVAVIIGGAFGKIVTSLVNDVVMPPIGLALGGTNFKELMVVLKEPSVTADGVEVAAVAIKYGAFINTIVDFLIIAFVIFMAIRTMNKLKKKEEAKPTPPPAPSKEELLLTEIRDILKEK; encoded by the coding sequence ATGGGATTCGTTCAAGAGTTTAAAAAGTTTGCCCTTAAGGGAAATGTGGTTGACCTTGCAGTAGCGGTCATCATCGGAGGGGCATTTGGTAAAATTGTCACTTCTCTGGTCAATGACGTGGTCATGCCACCGATTGGGTTGGCACTGGGTGGGACCAATTTCAAGGAACTGATGGTCGTCCTTAAGGAACCTTCTGTGACTGCTGATGGAGTGGAAGTTGCGGCAGTTGCGATCAAGTATGGTGCGTTTATCAATACCATTGTGGACTTTCTGATTATTGCTTTTGTGATCTTCATGGCCATTCGCACTATGAACAAGCTCAAAAAGAAAGAAGAAGCAAAGCCAACTCCTCCTCCAGCCCCTTCAAAAGAGGAATTACTGCTTACCGAAATCAGGGATATCCTGAAGGAAAAATAG
- a CDS encoding ComEA family DNA-binding protein — translation MKTCRIILLAVILLCCERVNAQTEFDIEAFAEELFSLQEEDLDYEQLYENLLQRYLNPIDLNRCSPDDLQSIYILTPLQVSNFFKYRRIYGQFLSIYELQAIPTFDLDTIRKLIPFVTLEKTTEKYSHKLPKRIISEKTAYLIYRHRIYLEKRKGFIPPDTLKNGSLTSRYQGPPGTQYLRIRSQHSGDFSFGITMDRDAGESFTWDPSSRRYGFNFLSYHFTLYDKGPWKQITVGDYQAQYGQGLVFGAGFSVGKGAETITTTRRSSTGIKPYTSSMESGFFRGISATYQKGRFEGSIMVSSAARDANIDSTAVPYRITSLPSNGYHRTASEINRKASANEKDVGININYSSEDRNLQIGINSLMTRFELPYIRDFRNYNGFEFRGQANLLHSAYFSYNYQNHFFFGETALSKSKGVAYVAGIMSSLSKQLDLVLHVRNYDRNFHSFYGNAFGEGSRPINEKGIYLGLSYHPTKQLQWNGYYDQFKFPWMRYRLYSPSSGHEWLQRISYRPKKSMELYFQIREEVKDRNVTAYENDLATYKIQTGRKHNYLLNLDIDISEQFSLRSRVQMSTFDYHQEITKGYTIVQDLNFAYKKWKWSGRIALFDTDDYDNRQYVYEKNVLWAFSIPSYYGQGMRYYLLAQFKPIRKLSFWLRWARTSYTDRSTISSGLQEVKGTHLSELTFQVRYQFNR, via the coding sequence ATGAAAACATGTCGCATTATACTTTTAGCCGTGATCCTTCTCTGCTGCGAAAGAGTAAATGCCCAGACTGAATTTGATATTGAGGCATTTGCTGAAGAGCTTTTTTCGCTTCAGGAGGAAGACCTGGATTATGAACAGCTGTATGAAAACCTTCTACAGCGCTACCTAAACCCTATTGACCTTAACCGCTGCTCTCCAGACGATTTACAGTCTATTTACATACTTACACCGCTACAAGTGAGCAATTTTTTCAAATACCGTCGAATCTATGGCCAATTCCTGTCTATCTACGAGCTACAGGCCATTCCAACGTTTGACTTGGATACGATCAGAAAACTTATTCCTTTTGTCACCTTGGAGAAAACCACCGAAAAGTATTCCCATAAACTTCCGAAAAGGATCATAAGCGAAAAAACAGCCTACTTGATTTACAGGCATCGTATTTATTTGGAAAAGCGAAAAGGCTTCATTCCGCCGGATACACTGAAAAACGGCTCACTCACCAGCAGGTATCAAGGACCTCCCGGCACGCAATATCTCAGGATAAGAAGCCAGCACAGTGGGGATTTTAGTTTTGGCATTACCATGGACAGAGATGCTGGAGAATCGTTTACTTGGGATCCAAGTTCACGAAGATATGGTTTCAATTTTCTAAGCTACCACTTCACTCTTTATGACAAAGGGCCATGGAAGCAAATCACCGTGGGAGATTACCAAGCCCAATACGGCCAAGGCCTGGTCTTCGGTGCAGGCTTTTCGGTAGGAAAAGGTGCAGAGACCATTACCACGACGCGAAGAAGTTCCACCGGCATCAAACCTTATACCTCCTCTATGGAGTCAGGATTCTTCAGAGGCATTTCTGCCACCTACCAAAAAGGACGGTTTGAAGGATCCATCATGGTTTCTTCGGCTGCCAGAGATGCCAATATAGACTCCACTGCGGTACCTTACCGCATAACCTCCCTCCCATCAAATGGCTATCACAGGACTGCATCCGAAATAAACAGAAAGGCTTCTGCCAACGAAAAAGATGTTGGCATCAATATCAACTATTCGTCCGAAGACCGAAATCTACAAATTGGCATCAACAGTTTAATGACACGGTTTGAACTGCCATATATCAGGGATTTTCGCAATTACAACGGATTTGAGTTCCGGGGCCAAGCCAACCTTCTCCACAGTGCATATTTTTCCTATAATTACCAAAACCATTTCTTCTTTGGAGAAACAGCCTTATCGAAGAGTAAAGGTGTCGCCTATGTAGCGGGAATCATGAGCAGCCTCAGCAAGCAATTGGACTTGGTGCTGCACGTCAGAAACTATGACCGCAACTTTCACAGTTTCTATGGCAATGCCTTTGGTGAAGGCTCACGACCAATCAATGAAAAAGGCATCTACCTGGGCTTAAGCTATCACCCCACCAAGCAACTTCAATGGAACGGATATTACGATCAATTCAAATTCCCGTGGATGAGATACCGCTTATACTCTCCTTCATCTGGCCATGAGTGGCTTCAGCGCATCAGTTATCGTCCAAAAAAATCAATGGAGCTATATTTTCAAATACGGGAAGAAGTAAAAGACCGTAACGTCACCGCATATGAAAATGACCTGGCCACCTACAAAATCCAAACAGGAAGGAAGCACAATTACCTGCTGAACCTCGATATAGATATTAGTGAACAATTCTCCTTACGTTCCAGGGTACAGATGAGCACCTTCGACTACCATCAAGAAATCACCAAGGGCTATACCATCGTCCAGGACTTGAATTTTGCCTATAAAAAATGGAAATGGAGCGGCAGGATAGCTCTTTTTGACACAGACGATTATGATAACCGCCAGTATGTATATGAAAAAAATGTGCTTTGGGCATTTTCTATACCCAGTTACTATGGCCAGGGGATGCGCTACTACCTGCTTGCCCAATTTAAGCCAATCAGGAAATTAAGTTTTTGGCTCCGTTGGGCCAGGACCAGTTATACCGACCGAAGCACCATCAGCAGTGGGCTTCAAGAGGTAAAAGGCACTCACCTCAGCGAGTTGACGTTCCAAGTTCGCTACCAGTTTAACCGGTAG